Proteins encoded in a region of the Cinclus cinclus chromosome 19, bCinCin1.1, whole genome shotgun sequence genome:
- the FPGS gene encoding folylpolyglutamate synthase, mitochondrial: MLNTLQTNASYLEQVKRERGDPQAQLEAMQGFLERSGLKVEDLDRLNIIHVTGTKGKGSACAFTECILRNYGLKTGFYSSPHLVQVRERIRINGQPISKDLFNKYFWLVYNRLEETKDPAHSSMPAYFRFLTIMAFHVFLQEKVDLAVVEVGIGGTYDCTNIVRAPIVCGVSSLGIDHTSILGDTMEKIAWQKGGIFKPGVPAFTVAQPERPLEVLRERAQERKCPLYLCPELDNFEEGCRVLELGLAGAHQRSNAALALQLARMWLQRRSCQGLGELKEVLPSSELLGRPVPLAPAFRLSDAMIQGLRDTEWLGRTQVLSHGPVTWYLDGAHTTSSIQACVRWFRQAALYQDKPHDGSEVRVLLFNATGDRDTAALLKLLVPCHFDYAVFCPNFTEVSLANNADQQNFNVTLENALTRCLENQRTWTRLLEEKVGQDPWLPSPLRVGGLLQPAPARGSLLLVPAAPRPLNSPALVFPCLAQALRWVAQGRDPHLAAPVASGAHLHPAASSGAVLLREAAAVRVLVTGSLHLVGGALRLLVPALSQ, encoded by the exons ATGCTCAACACCCTGCAGACCAATGCCAGCTACCTGGAGCAGGTGAAGCGGGAGCGCGGTGACCCCCAGGCCCAGCTGGAagccatgcagggctttttgGAGCGGAGTGGACTGAAG GTCGAGGACCTGGATCGACTGAACATCATCCACGTCACGGGGACGAAGGGCAAG GGCTCAGCGTGTGCCTTCACCGAGTGCATCCTCCGCAACTATGGGCTGAAGACGGGCTTTTACAG CTCCCCTCACCTCGTGCAGGTGCGCGAGCGGATCCGCATCAATGGGCAGCCCATCAGCAAGGACCTCTTCAACAAGTACTTCTGGCTGGTCTACAACCGCCTGGAGGAGACCAAG GACCCAGCACACTCCAGCATGCCAGCTTATTTCCGCTTCCTCACCATCATGGCCTTTCACGTCTTCCTGCAGGAGAAG gtggaCCTGGCAGTGGTGGAAGTTGGCATCGGCGGCACCTATGACTGCACCAACATCGTCAG GGCACCGATAGTGTGTGGGGTCTCCTCCCTGGGCATCGACCACACCAGCATCCTGGGGGACACCATGGAGAAGATCGCCTGGCAGAAGGGGGGTATTTTTAAG CCTGGTGTGCCGGCGTTCACCGTGGCGCAGCCAGAGCGGCCGCTCGAGGTGCTGAGGGAGCGAGCCCAGGAGCGGAAG tgTCCTCTCTACCTCTGCCCGGAGCTGGACAACTTCGAGGAGGGCTGCcgggtgctggagctggggctggcaggtgCCCACCAGCGCTCCAACGCTGCCCTGGCCTTACAGCTGGCGCGGATGTGGCTGCAGCGCCGCAGCTGCCAGG GTCTTGGGGAGCTGAAGGAGGTGCTGCCAAGCAGCGAGCTGCTGGGGAGGCCAGTGCCACTGGCGCCTGCCTTCCGATTGAGCGATGCCATGATCCAAG GCCTGCGGGACACAGAGTGGCTGGGCCGGACTCAGGTGCTGTCCCATGGCCCTGTGACGTGGTACCTGGACGGAGCTCACAccaccagcagcatccaggCCTGTGTCCGCTGGTTCCGCCAGGCTGCCCTCTACCAGGACAAGCCCCATGA TGGTTCTGAGGTGCGTGTGCTGCTCTTCAATGCCACAGGCGACCGGGATACGGCGGCGCTGCTCaagctgctggtg CCCTGTCACTTTGACTATGCTGTTTTCTGCCCCAACTTCACGGAGGTGTCATTGGCCAACAACGCAG ACCAGCAAAACTTCAACGTGACGCTGGAGAATGCCCTGACCCGCTGCCTGGAGAACCAGCGGACATGGACGAGGCTCCTGGAGGAGAAAGTGGGGCAGGACCCCTGGCTCCCATCTCCCTTGCGGGTCggggggctgctgcagccagcccctGCCCGaggctccctgctcctggtgccTGCAGCCCCACGACCCCTCAATTCCCCAGCCCTGGTGTTCCCGTGCCTGGCCCAAGCACTGCGGTGGGTAGCGCAGGGCCGGGACCCTCACCTGGCAGCCCCTGTGGCCTCGGGGGCTCACCTCCACCCCGCAGCCAGCAgcggggctgtgctgctgcgggaggcagctgctgtccgTGTCCTGGTCACTGGCAGCCTGCACTTGGTGGGAGGGGCTCTCCGGCTGCTCGTCCCTGCCCTGTCGCAGTAA
- the ENG gene encoding endoglin isoform X1: MGPRSVPLLPLLLALLGRPDPGRAEGCDLQPVTAKPPITLFYATSTVLRGCVSNSSMNTGHEVHVLRVKWSEDSPGPLVVTVTPRADCSRPAVLILLCTFCSATITSPCSNLIIHTDAHLTPDSMRASNPELPMNSSDLLGWAITTYRGITSYSELQDPHRVQLHLGEDAHSPPECILQEHFNATLHLETEVFFHGVKGCSRSDAQSTRAAHIVHLQSEPSSPITEVKLSLGCPQNSAGDQMLILQSKANFTWFLTLEECNIQLLVSGNYKIAFSPTLISGTLLPDTEQDLIAKAFEMNYGVIASYSAIPASTHINLKIHGHETVETPVTTNPLVITQPPDLPHQVLLTLKPWKCTDETMEIVIIRSYLEPIKDVVNITLRDISCQAEKNATHFMLKSPLSHCGTSLEGRGYANNELILSLAKDAVLRSVRVGFQCEIPRELFLRLFPTADFKAPQTELEINKEAFVQASMRWMDHPADLQLKECWLVASGQEPVLLVQGGEARGAGVAVLESPTSSHGRKVWRFRFTYTIPEGGHIPSSAILKCKAGLQNDTIFEKVLDVTVKDAWRPLNYRGLGLAAVLGITFGAFLIGALLTAGLWYIYSHTPGFQHGTSLGEQQHQPQHRQHPEHPLLHQQHGLTPPSPPEPAQPPANGLGDPPQCH, encoded by the exons ATGGGCCCCCGCTCCGTCCCTCTCCTGCCGCTGCTCCTGGCGCTGCTCGGCCGCCCGG ACCCCGGGAGAGCCGAGGGCTGTGACCTGCAGCCAGTGACAGCGAAGCCACCCATCACTCTCTTCTATGCCACCAGCACGGTGCTGCGGGGCTGTGTCAGCAACAGCTCCATGAATACGGGCCATGAAGTTCATGTCCTCAGGGTCAAGTGGTCTGAG GACTCTCCTGGCCCTCTGGTGGTGACCGTGACTCCACGAGCCGACTGCAGCCGGCCAGCAGTGCTCATCCTCCTCTGCACCTTCTGCTCTGCCACCATCACCTCCCCGTGCTCAAACCTGATCATCCACACC GACGCCCACCTCACCCCAGATTCCATGAGAGCATCAAACCCTGAGCTACCCATGAACTCCAGTgacctgctgggctgggctatAACTACCTACAGGGGCATCACATCCTACAGTGAGCTGCAGGACCCCCACAGGGTCCAGCTCCACCTGGGAGAAG ATGCCCACAGTCCTCCAGAATGCATTCTCCAGGAGCATTTCAATGCCACTCTGCACCTTGAGACGGAGGTCTTCTTCCACGGGGTGAAGGGCTGCTCACGCAGTGATGCCCAGAGCACCAGGGCCGCTCACATCGTCCATCTGCAGTCGGAGCCCAG CTCCCCCATCACAGAGGTGAAGCTGTCTCTGGGATGTCCTCAGAATTCTGCTGGTGACCAGATGCTCATCCTGCAAAGCAAGGCCAACTTCACCTGGTTCCTCACCTTGGAGGAGTGCAACATCCAGTTACTG GTCTCTGGCAATTACAAGATTGCCTTTTCCCCGACGCTGATCTCTGGGACGCTCCTGCCTGACACAGAGCAGGACCTCATCGCTAAAGCCTTTGAAATGAACTACGGTGTCATTGCCTCCTACTCCGCCATCCCTGCCAGCACCCACATCAACCTGAAGATTCATGGGCACG AGACGGTTGAGACGCCTGTGACGACCAACCCCCTTGTCATCACACAGCCCCCAGACTTGCCCCACCAGGTGCTGCTCACCCTCAAACCCTGGAAGTGCACAGATGAAACCATGGAGATTGTCATCATCAGGTCCTACCTGGAG CCCATCAAGGACGTGGTGAACATCACCCTGAGGGACATCAGCTGCCAGGCAGAGAAAAATGCCACCCACTTCATGTTGAAAAGCCCCCTCAGCCACTGCGGCACCTCACTGGAGGGCAGGGGCTACGCCAATAATGAG CTCATCCTCAGCCTGGCCAAGGATGCAGTGCTCCGGAGTGTGCGG GTTGGCTTCCAGTGCGAGATCCCACGGGAGCTCTTCCTGCGCCTTTTCCCTACCGCTGACTTCAAGGCaccacagacagagctggagaTCAACAAGGAGGCCTTTGTGCAG GCATCCATGCGGTGGATGGATCACCCAGCCGACCTGCAGCTGAAGGAGTGCTGGCTGGTGGCCTCAGGgcaggagccagtgctgctggtgcaggGCGGGGAGGCGCGTGGTGCgggggtggctgtgctggagagccCCACCAGCAGCCACGGGAGGAAGGTCTGGCGCTTCCGCTTCACCTACACCATTCCTGAGGGCGGACACATCCCCTCCTCTGCCATCCTCAAGTGCAAGGCCGGCTTGCAG AATGACACCATCTTTGAGAAGGTCCTGGACGTGACAGTGAAGGATGCCTGGCGGCCACTGAACT ACCGTGGGCTGGGGCTGGCCGCTGTCCTGGGCATCACCTTTGGCGCCTTCCTCATCGGAGCACTCCTCACTGCCGGGCTCTGGTACATCTACTCACACACCC CCGGTTTCCAGCACGGCACCAGCCTcggagagcagcagcaccaaccaCAGCATCggcagcacccagagcaccCCCTGCTCCACCAGCAGCATGGCCTGACGCCCCCGAGCCCCCCCGAGCCCGCGCAGCCCCCGGCCAACGGACTTGGGGACCCACCCCAGTGCCATTAA
- the ENG gene encoding endoglin isoform X2, with translation MGPRSVPLLPLLLALLGRPDPGRAEGCDLQPVTAKPPITLFYATSTVLRGCVSNSSMNTGHEVHVLRVKWSEDSPGPLVVTVTPRADCSRPAVLILLCTFCSATITSPCSNLIIHTDAHLTPDSMRASNPELPMNSSDLLGWAITTYRGITSYSELQDPHRVQLHLGEDAHSPPECILQEHFNATLHLETEVFFHGVKGCSRSDAQSTRAAHIVHLQSEPSSPITEVKLSLGCPQNSAGDQMLILQSKANFTWFLTLEECNIQLLVSGNYKIAFSPTLISGTLLPDTEQDLIAKAFEMNYGVIASYSAIPASTHINLKIHGHETVETPVTTNPLVITQPPDLPHQVLLTLKPWKCTDETMEIVIIRSYLEPIKDVVNITLRDISCQAEKNATHFMLKSPLSHCGTSLEGRGYANNELILSLAKDAVLRSVRCEIPRELFLRLFPTADFKAPQTELEINKEAFVQASMRWMDHPADLQLKECWLVASGQEPVLLVQGGEARGAGVAVLESPTSSHGRKVWRFRFTYTIPEGGHIPSSAILKCKAGLQNDTIFEKVLDVTVKDAWRPLNYRGLGLAAVLGITFGAFLIGALLTAGLWYIYSHTRPISKLQPVSSTAPASESSSTNHSIGSTQSTPCSTSSMA, from the exons ATGGGCCCCCGCTCCGTCCCTCTCCTGCCGCTGCTCCTGGCGCTGCTCGGCCGCCCGG ACCCCGGGAGAGCCGAGGGCTGTGACCTGCAGCCAGTGACAGCGAAGCCACCCATCACTCTCTTCTATGCCACCAGCACGGTGCTGCGGGGCTGTGTCAGCAACAGCTCCATGAATACGGGCCATGAAGTTCATGTCCTCAGGGTCAAGTGGTCTGAG GACTCTCCTGGCCCTCTGGTGGTGACCGTGACTCCACGAGCCGACTGCAGCCGGCCAGCAGTGCTCATCCTCCTCTGCACCTTCTGCTCTGCCACCATCACCTCCCCGTGCTCAAACCTGATCATCCACACC GACGCCCACCTCACCCCAGATTCCATGAGAGCATCAAACCCTGAGCTACCCATGAACTCCAGTgacctgctgggctgggctatAACTACCTACAGGGGCATCACATCCTACAGTGAGCTGCAGGACCCCCACAGGGTCCAGCTCCACCTGGGAGAAG ATGCCCACAGTCCTCCAGAATGCATTCTCCAGGAGCATTTCAATGCCACTCTGCACCTTGAGACGGAGGTCTTCTTCCACGGGGTGAAGGGCTGCTCACGCAGTGATGCCCAGAGCACCAGGGCCGCTCACATCGTCCATCTGCAGTCGGAGCCCAG CTCCCCCATCACAGAGGTGAAGCTGTCTCTGGGATGTCCTCAGAATTCTGCTGGTGACCAGATGCTCATCCTGCAAAGCAAGGCCAACTTCACCTGGTTCCTCACCTTGGAGGAGTGCAACATCCAGTTACTG GTCTCTGGCAATTACAAGATTGCCTTTTCCCCGACGCTGATCTCTGGGACGCTCCTGCCTGACACAGAGCAGGACCTCATCGCTAAAGCCTTTGAAATGAACTACGGTGTCATTGCCTCCTACTCCGCCATCCCTGCCAGCACCCACATCAACCTGAAGATTCATGGGCACG AGACGGTTGAGACGCCTGTGACGACCAACCCCCTTGTCATCACACAGCCCCCAGACTTGCCCCACCAGGTGCTGCTCACCCTCAAACCCTGGAAGTGCACAGATGAAACCATGGAGATTGTCATCATCAGGTCCTACCTGGAG CCCATCAAGGACGTGGTGAACATCACCCTGAGGGACATCAGCTGCCAGGCAGAGAAAAATGCCACCCACTTCATGTTGAAAAGCCCCCTCAGCCACTGCGGCACCTCACTGGAGGGCAGGGGCTACGCCAATAATGAG CTCATCCTCAGCCTGGCCAAGGATGCAGTGCTCCGGAGTGTGCGG TGCGAGATCCCACGGGAGCTCTTCCTGCGCCTTTTCCCTACCGCTGACTTCAAGGCaccacagacagagctggagaTCAACAAGGAGGCCTTTGTGCAG GCATCCATGCGGTGGATGGATCACCCAGCCGACCTGCAGCTGAAGGAGTGCTGGCTGGTGGCCTCAGGgcaggagccagtgctgctggtgcaggGCGGGGAGGCGCGTGGTGCgggggtggctgtgctggagagccCCACCAGCAGCCACGGGAGGAAGGTCTGGCGCTTCCGCTTCACCTACACCATTCCTGAGGGCGGACACATCCCCTCCTCTGCCATCCTCAAGTGCAAGGCCGGCTTGCAG AATGACACCATCTTTGAGAAGGTCCTGGACGTGACAGTGAAGGATGCCTGGCGGCCACTGAACT ACCGTGGGCTGGGGCTGGCCGCTGTCCTGGGCATCACCTTTGGCGCCTTCCTCATCGGAGCACTCCTCACTGCCGGGCTCTGGTACATCTACTCACACACCC GTCCCATCTCCAAACTGCAGCCGGTTTCCAGCACGGCACCAGCCTcggagagcagcagcaccaaccaCAGCATCggcagcacccagagcaccCCCTGCTCCACCAGCAGCATGGCCTGA
- the AK1 gene encoding adenylate kinase isoenzyme 1 isoform X1 — translation MRPVPACSGAMDNDHLWDTTWHWNSSPMAEVPWGPCAQTWPDIPTCPEKLKQHKIIFVVGGPGSGKGTQCEKIVQKYGYTHLSTGDLLRAEVSSGSERGKKLQAIMEKGELVPLDTVLDMLRDAMVAKADVSKGFLIDGYPREVKQGEEFEKKIAPPTLLLYVDAGKDTMVKRLLKRGETSGRVDDNEETIKKRLETYYKATEPVIAFYKSRGIVRQLNAEGSVDEVFQQVCTHLDCL, via the exons ATGAGACCAGTCCCTGCCTGCAGTGGAGCCATGGACAATGACCACCTCTGGGACACCACGTGGCACTGGAATTCCAGCCCCATGGCCGAGGTGCCATGGGGTCCTTGTGCTCAGACGTGGCCAGACATCCCAACCTGCCCAG AAAAGCTCAAGCAGCACAAAATCATCTTCGTGGTGG GTGGCCCCGGCTCAGGGAAAGGGACACAGTGTGAGAAGATTGTCCAGAAGTATGGCTACACCCACCTCTCCACGGGGGACCTGCTGCGGGCTGAGGTCAGCTCAGGCTCCGAGCGGGGCAAGAAGCTGCAGGCCATCATGGAGAAGGGAGAGCTGGTGCCCCTG gacacagtgctggACATGCTGCGGGATGCCATGGTGGCCAAAGCAGACGTGTCCAAGGGCTTCCTGATCGACGGGTACCCCCGCGAGGTGAAGCAGGGAGAAGAGTTTGAAAAGAAG ATCGCTCCCCCCACGCTGCTGCTCTATGTGGATGCAGGGAAGGACACAATGGTGAAACGCCTGCTGAAGCGAGGGGAGACCAGCGGGAGGGTGGATGACAATGAGGAGACCATCAAGAAGCGTTTGGAGACCTACTACAAGGCCACTGAGCCTGTCATTGCCTTCTACAAGAGCAGAGGCATTGTCCGCCAG CTCAACGCCGAGGGCTCCGTGGATGAGGTTTTCCAGCAGGTCTGCACCCACCTCGACTGCCTGTAA
- the AK1 gene encoding adenylate kinase isoenzyme 1 isoform X2, with product MSTEKLKQHKIIFVVGGPGSGKGTQCEKIVQKYGYTHLSTGDLLRAEVSSGSERGKKLQAIMEKGELVPLDTVLDMLRDAMVAKADVSKGFLIDGYPREVKQGEEFEKKIAPPTLLLYVDAGKDTMVKRLLKRGETSGRVDDNEETIKKRLETYYKATEPVIAFYKSRGIVRQLNAEGSVDEVFQQVCTHLDCL from the exons ATGTCGACAG AAAAGCTCAAGCAGCACAAAATCATCTTCGTGGTGG GTGGCCCCGGCTCAGGGAAAGGGACACAGTGTGAGAAGATTGTCCAGAAGTATGGCTACACCCACCTCTCCACGGGGGACCTGCTGCGGGCTGAGGTCAGCTCAGGCTCCGAGCGGGGCAAGAAGCTGCAGGCCATCATGGAGAAGGGAGAGCTGGTGCCCCTG gacacagtgctggACATGCTGCGGGATGCCATGGTGGCCAAAGCAGACGTGTCCAAGGGCTTCCTGATCGACGGGTACCCCCGCGAGGTGAAGCAGGGAGAAGAGTTTGAAAAGAAG ATCGCTCCCCCCACGCTGCTGCTCTATGTGGATGCAGGGAAGGACACAATGGTGAAACGCCTGCTGAAGCGAGGGGAGACCAGCGGGAGGGTGGATGACAATGAGGAGACCATCAAGAAGCGTTTGGAGACCTACTACAAGGCCACTGAGCCTGTCATTGCCTTCTACAAGAGCAGAGGCATTGTCCGCCAG CTCAACGCCGAGGGCTCCGTGGATGAGGTTTTCCAGCAGGTCTGCACCCACCTCGACTGCCTGTAA
- the ST6GALNAC6 gene encoding alpha-N-acetylgalactosaminide alpha-2,6-sialyltransferase 6 — protein MSGSTSQRAAALGVLFALIMLLIIYSSGNGSEVFPYSRLRGRARRPPDLKKWGVKSGYLPVCGNKTLTARCHQCVIVTSSSHLLGTHLGTVIDGAECTIRMNDAPTTGYSADVGNKTSFRVVAHSSLYRVLKRPQEFVNKTPETVFIFWGPPTKMQKSLLKIIQRVCASFPNMTAYVVSPGRMKQFDDLFRGETGKDREKSRSWLSTGWFTMVIAVELCDAIQVYGMVPPSYCGRHPPPRRLPYHYYEPKGPDECTTYIHNERSRRGNHHRFITEKRVFASWAGLYNITFSHPTWT, from the exons ATGAGTGGCAGCACG AGCCAGCGCGCCGCCGCCCTAGGGGTCCTCTTTGCCCTGATCATGTTGCTGATCATCTACAGCTCTGGCAACGGGAGCGAGGTCTTCCCCTACAGCCGCCTGCGGGGCAGAGCCCGCCGGCCCCCCGACCTCAAGAAGTGGGGGGTGAAAAGCGGGTACCTGCCTGTCTGTGGGAACAAG ACCCTGACTGCCCGCTGCCACCAATGCGTCATTGTCACCAGCTCCAGCCACCTCCTGGGCACCCACCTGGGCACGGTCATCGACGGGGCTGAGTGCACCATCCGCATGAATGATGCTCCCACCACGGGCTACAGTGCTGATGTGGGCAACAAGACCAGCTTCCGCGTGGTGGCCCACTCCAGCCTCTACCGTGTCCTCAAGCGGCCCCAGGAGTTTGTCAACAAGACCCCAGAGACAGTTTTCATCTTCTGGGGGCCGCCCACCAAGATGCAGAAGAGCCTCCTGAAGATCATCCAGCGCGTCTGTGCCTCGTTCCCCAACATGACAGCCTACGTTGTCTCCCCCGGCCGCATGAAGCAGTTTGATGACCTGTTTCGGGGAGAGACAGGCAAGGACAG gGAGAAGTCTCGCTCGTGGCTCAGCACTGGCTGGTTCACCATGGTGATCGCGGTGGAGCTGTGCGACGCCATCCAAGTCTATGGCATGGTGCCACCCAGCTACTGCGG CCGCCACCCCCCACCCCGCCGCCTGCCCTACCACTACTATGAGCCCAAGGGCCCCGACGAGTGCACAACCTACATCCACAACGAGCGGAGCCGCAGGGGCAACCACCACCGCTTCATCACTGAGAAGAGGGTCTTTGCCAGCTGGGCCGGCCTCTACAACATCACCTTCTCCCACCCCACCTGGACCTAG